The Couchioplanes caeruleus nucleotide sequence CCGTGCCGTGCGCGGCGACCGGGCCGGTCGCGGCGACCGGGCCGGGGGCGGCGACCGGGCCGGGGGCGGCGACCGGGCCGGGGGCGGCGGCCGGGCTGGGCTGGGCACAGTGGCCGGGCCGGGCCGGGCCGGGCCGGGCGTCGGAGCGGCGCCGAGTGACCGTCAGGGGTGCCGCTCGCCTCTTCGGATGCCGGTCGCCGAACGGTTCACCGCCTCAGGCAGTGGCCGGCGGCGACCGGGCGGCTCGGCCTCGCGACGCCGTGCGGCTGTCGGGCGAAGGGCGGATCGAGGGGTCAGCGTTTAGAATGCACCCAGCGATCGCCCAATGGGCCTCGAGCGGAAGTGGCGGAATAGGTAGACGCCCGGGTTTTAGGTGCCCGTATCCGAGAGGGTGTGCGGGTTCGAGTCCCGTCTTCCGCACCTGCATGGTGCCGCTGTGATGCGGCACGCCGTCCTGCCGCCCGTGCCGCGCAGGGCAGACGGCCGCATGGGCACATGTCAGCGAAGATCTCGCCGGCTGCCTCGTGCGGGTCGCGCCTAGCGCGGGAGACGTCCGGGAACCTCAGTTGGTTTCGCCGGGCCGGCGGTGTTCAGGAACGGGGTCAAGAGCTCGCGCACCCGTGCGTCGATCGAGGTCGTGTCCGCACCGTCCTCGATCATGCGGCTGGCGGTGTAGACGATCGAGCTGATCAGGCGTGCGGTGACGGCGGGGTCGGGTACGCCCAGGCGCTCGATGGCGGCGTGCAGGGGACGGCTCATCTGGTCGTGCATGAGCTGGGTGCTGGCGTCGACCTGCTCACCCGGCACCGACTGGATCAGCGCGGTGGCCAGGGCGTGCTCCCCCTCGGCGACCAGGCGCAGGTTGGCGGTGACGTACGCGAGCACCTTCTCGCCCGGGGTGCCGGCGGCCTCCATCGCGGCGTTGACGCGGCGTGACCAGTTGGGCAGGACTTCCTGGACCAGCTCGAGCAGCATGTCCTTGCTGGAGGGGAAGTACTCGTACACCGAGGAGCGTGCCAGCCCCGCCCGGGTCGCCACGGCGGCGAGGCTCGGCGCCTCGTGCGGGTTGTCCACCAGCAGTGCGCGGGCGGCGTCCAGGAGGACCCGGCGGCGTTGTGCGCGGTGCTCCGCAATCGTCGGTGCGTCGATGCGCGGCACGGGTCCTCCCCCTCGGCGTCGCTCAGCCGGTCAGCAGCCGGCCATCGATCATTTCGACTACCCGATCGCAGTGTTCCAGCACATCGTGGTCGTGGGTCACCATAACCGTAGCGACCTCCGCCGCCTTCGTCTGATGGGCGATCAGCCGGACCACGTCATGGCTGCGTGCGCGGTCGAGCGCGGCGGTCGGTTCGTCGACCAGCAGCAGCGACGGTTGACCCATCAGCGCGCGGGCGATGCCGACCCGCTGGCGTTCGCCGCCGGAGAGCTGATGGGGCCGGCGGTTGGCCTTGTGCGTCATTCCCACCTCCGCGAGCAGGTCGGCCGGGTCGCGGCCGCCGGCCCGGCGAGGGCTCAGCTTGGCGACGAGCCGCAGCTGCTCCAGTGCGGTGAGCGCGGGGATCAGGTTGCCGCTCTGGAACACGAGGCCGATGTGGTCACGCCGGTACGCCGCGCGCTGCCTGGCCGTCATGCCGACGACGTCGTTGCCGTCGACGGTGACCGTTCCCCGCTCCGGAACGGTCAACGCGCCGGCCACCGCCAGCAGGCTCGACTTGCCGGCGCCGGACGGCCCGACCACGGCGACGAGTTCACCGGGGGTGACCGTCAGATCCACCTCGTCCAACGCGGTGACCATCGCATCGCCGTCACCGAGACGGACGGTCACGCCGGACAGTGCCAGCCCGGTACGGTTCATCGCTGCGCTCCCAGGGCGGTGAGGGGGTCGACGGCCGCGATGCGGACGATGGCCACGGCAGCGCCGGCAGTTCCGAGCACCACCAGCAGGACGCCGGCGGCCAGCACCGCGGGCGCCTCGATGGCGAACGGCACGGCGCTGCCGCTGATCAGGCCGCCGAGCCCGACCCCGACGGCTATGCCCGCCGCGATCGAGGCGCCGAGCACCACGAGGGCCTGCACCAGCCCGTCGCGCAGCAGGTACGACCGGGCGGCGCCCATCGCCCGCAGCACCGCCAGCTCGTGTCTGCGGTTGATGGTCCAGACGGTGAAGAATGCGCCGACGACCAGCGCGGAAATGGCGTACAGGAAGGCCTGGATGAGTTGCAGGGTCGAGGTCTCGGCGGTGTAACCGGGCGAGGCGCCGTACGCCTGAACCTTGCCGTAGCTGGTCGTGCCGGCCACGGCGTCCCCGGCGGCCAGATCGAGGTCCCCGTCCG carries:
- a CDS encoding TetR/AcrR family transcriptional regulator yields the protein MPRIDAPTIAEHRAQRRRVLLDAARALLVDNPHEAPSLAAVATRAGLARSSVYEYFPSSKDMLLELVQEVLPNWSRRVNAAMEAAGTPGEKVLAYVTANLRLVAEGEHALATALIQSVPGEQVDASTQLMHDQMSRPLHAAIERLGVPDPAVTARLISSIVYTASRMIEDGADTTSIDARVRELLTPFLNTAGPAKPTEVPGRLPR
- a CDS encoding ABC transporter ATP-binding protein, coding for MNRTGLALSGVTVRLGDGDAMVTALDEVDLTVTPGELVAVVGPSGAGKSSLLAVAGALTVPERGTVTVDGNDVVGMTARQRAAYRRDHIGLVFQSGNLIPALTALEQLRLVAKLSPRRAGGRDPADLLAEVGMTHKANRRPHQLSGGERQRVGIARALMGQPSLLLVDEPTAALDRARSHDVVRLIAHQTKAAEVATVMVTHDHDVLEHCDRVVEMIDGRLLTG